In a genomic window of Thermoproteus tenax Kra 1:
- a CDS encoding enoyl-CoA hydratase/isomerase family protein, with protein MIEVERQDNMLLVYLNSIANRNAFTLEVINKLSSIRCEGLDLVVFSNRGDVFSSGLDLGVFLRGSVAAREYLASLHRLVEHVLDCTATTVAYLSGDAYGFGVEFTYFVDYVVAAAPGLKLSLQGIKLGVFPPYTIMLAELLGYNVVRSLLARPITAEEAKAMGLIHHIGTLDDAIRKIFIVPRHTFRIVKYNRHMIRKHLKEEVLYQLAALADDEDTKSLISRFLRKS; from the coding sequence GTGATCGAAGTAGAACGACAGGATAATATGCTTCTGGTCTACCTAAATTCCATTGCAAATAGAAATGCGTTTACCTTAGAAGTAATAAATAAACTTAGCTCTATTCGATGTGAGGGTCTCGACCTAGTGGTTTTTTCAAACCGCGGCGATGTCTTCTCGTCGGGCCTAGACTTAGGCGTTTTCCTCAGAGGCTCTGTCGCTGCCAGGGAGTATTTGGCATCGCTACACAGGCTTGTGGAGCACGTATTGGATTGTACCGCCACTACTGTGGCCTATCTGTCTGGCGACGCCTACGGCTTCGGCGTCGAGTTCACGTATTTCGTGGACTACGTGGTGGCCGCCGCGCCCGGATTAAAGTTGTCTCTCCAAGGGATAAAGCTCGGCGTCTTCCCTCCGTACACCATAATGTTGGCGGAGCTCCTCGGCTACAATGTTGTCCGTTCATTGCTTGCTAGGCCCATCACGGCGGAGGAAGCCAAGGCCATGGGGCTGATTCACCATATAGGCACCCTCGACGATGCTATTCGTAAAATTTTCATAGTCCCGAGACACACGTTTAGAATTGTTAAATATAATAGGCATATGATCAGAAAGCATTTGAAGGAGGAGGTGCTGTACCAACTCGCCGCGTTGGCCGACGATGAGGATACCAAGTCCTTAATTTCGAGGTTCTTGCGAAAGTCCTAA
- a CDS encoding NADP-dependent isocitrate dehydrogenase: MSDYLEKIKAQIPNIQPFAGKYAEPVEGSYITYTGPGQLKVPDKVVIGYIEGDGTGPEVAYAAIKVANAAVERAYGKSRRVLWYEVLVGSKAEKILGSRLPDQSVEVLKKIRVFLKAPLETPVGGGFRSLNVTLRQIFDLYANIRPVKYFPGLPSPLKRPESVDLVIFRENTEDVYMGIEWPWNSPEAAKVREFLRRELKVDIRDDAGIGIKPISKFGTQRIARLALKFAVENKRRVVTIMHKGNIQKYTEGAFRDWAYEVAKNEFRDHVVLEEELAQYGGKVPPGKILVNDRIADNMLQQLLTRTGEYDVILAPNLNGDYVSDEAAGLVGGLGVAPGIDVGDWGMMAEPVHGTAPKYTGKNYVNPTATILALELLFRFIGWREAADLITRGVSKAYSEGYFTGDLARQMTDEERKVVKEVLGTQEFAEKVAEIIKTEL, encoded by the coding sequence ATGTCAGATTACCTAGAGAAAATAAAGGCGCAGATACCCAATATCCAGCCGTTTGCCGGCAAATACGCTGAGCCCGTCGAGGGCTCGTACATAACTTACACAGGCCCAGGACAGTTGAAAGTACCAGATAAGGTAGTCATAGGCTACATTGAGGGCGACGGCACAGGGCCTGAGGTCGCCTACGCCGCCATTAAGGTGGCCAACGCGGCCGTCGAGAGGGCCTACGGCAAGTCGCGCAGAGTGCTCTGGTATGAGGTGCTCGTGGGGTCTAAGGCTGAGAAAATATTGGGCAGTAGACTGCCCGATCAGAGCGTGGAAGTGCTAAAGAAGATCAGAGTGTTCCTCAAGGCGCCTTTAGAGACGCCTGTGGGCGGCGGCTTCCGTAGCCTTAACGTAACATTGAGACAGATATTTGACCTCTACGCCAACATCAGGCCCGTCAAGTACTTCCCCGGTCTACCCTCGCCTCTGAAGAGGCCGGAGAGCGTAGACTTAGTCATATTCAGAGAGAACACTGAGGACGTCTATATGGGCATTGAATGGCCTTGGAATTCGCCGGAGGCCGCCAAGGTGAGAGAGTTCTTGAGGAGAGAGCTCAAAGTCGATATAAGGGACGACGCCGGCATAGGCATAAAGCCCATAAGCAAGTTCGGGACCCAGAGGATAGCGCGGCTCGCGTTGAAGTTCGCTGTGGAGAACAAGAGAAGGGTCGTCACCATAATGCACAAAGGAAATATTCAGAAGTACACGGAGGGCGCGTTTAGAGATTGGGCCTATGAGGTGGCCAAGAACGAGTTCAGAGACCACGTGGTTCTGGAGGAGGAGTTGGCCCAGTATGGAGGCAAAGTGCCGCCGGGCAAGATCTTGGTCAATGATAGGATAGCCGACAATATGTTGCAACAGCTGTTAACGCGCACCGGCGAGTACGACGTCATCCTAGCGCCCAATCTCAATGGGGACTACGTGAGCGATGAGGCGGCGGGCCTAGTGGGCGGACTCGGCGTGGCGCCCGGCATAGATGTGGGCGATTGGGGGATGATGGCCGAGCCAGTGCATGGCACTGCGCCCAAATACACGGGCAAGAACTACGTCAACCCCACTGCGACTATCCTGGCGCTTGAGCTGCTCTTCAGGTTCATCGGCTGGAGAGAGGCCGCTGACTTGATAACGAGGGGCGTCAGCAAGGCCTACTCAGAGGGGTACTTCACCGGCGACTTAGCCAGGCAGATGACCGATGAGGAAAGGAAAGTTGTAAAGGAAGTGCTTGGAACTCAAGAATTTGCTGAGAAAGTAGCTGAGATAATCAAAACCGAGCTATAA
- a CDS encoding GNAT family N-acetyltransferase codes for MYPNIVIRLALESDVDAVADLVARLKRLNGEFDPLLKPVDNILSVSKEYVKSKIASSTSVVLVAEVDGKIIGVVIGDIEDRVFYEPRMAGVIREFYILPEYRRKGLGKRMLSEISDSLKRKGAQVIMADFPALNEIAIEFYKRMNFRPVDSVYAKEA; via the coding sequence ATGTATCCGAACATAGTGATAAGGTTGGCCCTAGAGAGCGATGTGGATGCAGTGGCCGACCTTGTGGCGCGCCTCAAAAGGCTCAATGGCGAGTTCGATCCCTTGTTAAAGCCTGTCGACAATATTCTCTCTGTATCCAAGGAGTATGTGAAGTCCAAGATAGCAAGCTCGACCTCCGTAGTGTTAGTGGCCGAGGTAGACGGCAAGATAATCGGTGTTGTGATCGGCGATATAGAAGACAGAGTCTTCTACGAGCCGCGCATGGCTGGCGTAATCAGAGAGTTCTACATTTTGCCAGAATATAGACGTAAAGGGTTAGGCAAGAGAATGCTCTCAGAGATATCGGACAGCCTCAAGAGGAAGGGGGCTCAAGTCATAATGGCCGATTTCCCGGCCTTGAACGAGATAGCCATAGAGTTCTACAAGAGGATGAACTTCCGCCCGGTGGACTCCGTATACGCCAAAGAGGCTTGA